In Glycine soja cultivar W05 chromosome 10, ASM419377v2, whole genome shotgun sequence, the genomic stretch AAAGCTAGCTCAATAAGTTTATAAACCAATGGAAATACCAAATGTTTCTCAGTTTGAACCATCTTCATAGCCAAACTTTGAACATCTTCACAAGTGGAAAAAGAAGCATTTCTTCTCACTTGAAGCACATAAGTTTCAAGTTGATCCCTAATTGTTCCTCGGTCATCATCAGAAAAGTCTGCATGATAAATATCAGCAAGACGAGCAAGCTTATCAACATCAAACTTGGAGAAAGAGTTCTTGGGGTCAAGACATGAGAAGCAATCAAGTATAATGTTACTTCCTTCACTAAAGCGGTGATCCATCTCCTATGAATTTTATGGGAAAAAATGGGTTTgacacatgataaaaaaaagggttGTAGAAAGGttggttttttcttcttttcttcttttctttttcctttttagaaTTGGTTGGTTTTTACTAGTGTAGAAAGGTGATTGTAAGTTGATTGCAACATGAAGTTTCCATTAGAAGAGCTAGTCGtatttcaacatcaattttttcacTTGATAATTCATTTAACATGAATTTATAAATGTAAtatatcaacaaatgaattaacAGTcaagagtaatatttttttatcatgtgcCAGAAATTCATTTGAATAAAAAGAGACATGCAtgaaagatattaattttaattgatttatgaaa encodes the following:
- the LOC114369577 gene encoding uncharacterized protein LOC114369577 — protein: MDHRFSEGSNIILDCFSCLDPKNSFSKFDVDKLARLADIYHADFSDDDRGTIRDQLETYVLQVRRNASFSTCEDVQSLAMKMVQTEKHLVFPLVYKLIELALILPVSTASVERAFSAMKIIKSKLRNKINDVWFNDLMVCYTEREIFKSLDDIDIIRTFTAKKSRKGHLPRNFI